A single window of Dendropsophus ebraccatus isolate aDenEbr1 chromosome 5, aDenEbr1.pat, whole genome shotgun sequence DNA harbors:
- the LOC138793964 gene encoding olfactory receptor 52E8-like translates to MTGDLEISEEVVSHLLIMVVSANVVSGYNVITGFPDDPRMNVFNHTELSFSHTEFVLFGFPGILDCRKFLVIPFLSIYVTILTGNSILIYQICVERGLHSPMYILISILFTVNISCTTSVIPKLLLGLAFDMNVITLAGCLIQMFYVYFMAIFESGIILSMALDRYVAICKPLRYNDIMTSWTLVYLVVIGLVRSTLFVSPMVILASYVQYCKSNIILNFVCENMGLLSLACGDTSRPQIVGLLVRIFITILDSSLLLFSYSSILYTALKIISGKARQKALHTCGTHLLVAMLIYTCALVSSIVYRIHLLISYDVQNLFNAIYLMIPATLNPFIYGLGVKEIRDSLTRSWKKRNLVFSSSTHIQINKVFVLRFSTEEK, encoded by the coding sequence ATGACCGGAGATCTGGAGATCTCAGAAGAAGTGGTCAGTCATCTACTTATTATGGTTGTCTCCGCTAATGTAGTATCTGGTTACAACGTCATAACTGGGTTTCCTGATGACCCAAGGATGAACGTCTTTAACCACACTGAGCTTTCGTTCTCTCACACAGAGTTTGTCCTCTTCGGGTTTCCGGGGATTCTTGACTGCAGGAAGTTTTTGGTGATCCCATTTCTTTCTATCTATGTTACAATCTTGACGGGTAACTCCATATTGATATACCAGATCTGTGTAGAACGGGGCCTCCATTCTCCAATGTATATCCTCATCTCCATCCTCTTCACTGTCAACATCTCATGCACGACCTCCGTCATACCCAAACTCCTCCTGGGTTTGGCCTTCGATATGAATGTGATCACTCTGGCCGGGTGCCTCATACAGATGTTCTACGTTTATTTCATGGCTATCTTTGAGTCTGGTATTATCCTGTCGATGGCTCTGGACAGGTATGTGGCCATCTGTAAGCCTCTACGATACAATGATATCATGACCAGTTGGACCCTGGTCTACCTGGTTGTCATCGGGCTGGTTCGGAGCACTCTTTTTGTTTCCCCAATGGTCATATTGGCTTCTTATGTTCAGTACTGTAAATCCAATATCATTCTGAATTTTGTCTGTGAGAACATGGGGCTACTGAGCCTGGCTTGTGGCGACACCTCCAGGCCGCAAATTGTTGGTCTGCTGGTTCGAATCTTCATCACAATTCTGGATTCCAGTCTACTACTCTTCTCCtattccagcatcctgtatacagcCTTAAAGATCATATCTGGTAAAGCTCGGCAAAAAGCCCTGCACACCTGTGGCACCCACCTGCTGGTAGCCATGCTCATCTACACCTGTGCCCTGGTATCCTCCATCGTCTACAGAATCCATTTACTCATCTCCTATGATGTCCAGAACCTCTTTAATGCCATCTACCTGATGATCCCTGCCACATTAAACCCCTTTATCTACGGATTAGGAGTCAAAGAGATCCGAGATTCCTTGACAAGATCCTGGAAGAAGAGGAATTTGGTTTTCTCCTCCTCTACGCACATTCAGATTAATAAGGTGTTTGTTCTTCGATTTAGTACAGAAGAAAAGTGA